DNA sequence from the Cohnella herbarum genome:
TGATGATAGTCATAATAACAACTGCGATTGCACAAATGGGATGGATTCTTGTCTATCAAGTCCGCAGCGGAACGTTCCAAGCTCCCGTTTTCAATTATGCAATCATCTTAGTACTTGGATACATGCTTGGCATGATGATATGGCGGATTATCCGGCAAATGTATTTATCGCAAAAATGGATCAAACATTTTCGGTCCCGCAAACACGATAAACTCACCAAGCGCTTGCAGTACATATGCCGAAATTGGGGAACAGAAATCATCGTTGTACAGGAAGACTCTTTTGTTGCGCTTACGATTGGACTAATTCGACCCAAAATCGTTGTCTCCACAATGGTTGTAGACAGGTTTAGCAAAATGGAAGTAAAAGCGATTTTGCTGCATGAACGATATCATTGCCTCAATCACGACGGACGCAAAATGTTCCTCTCCAGCTTGCTGGTTGATGCTTTTGGCTATTTGCCGATCGTTAAACCAATTGTTCGCTATTATGAGACATGGAAAGAACTGTTTGCGGATCGATATGCAATGCAACAAATGGGCACGGAATTGTATTTAGGTAAAGTCTTGTTGAAATTGGCAAAACGCGAAAATCTTCAGCGTTATCATTCTGCCGTTTATTTTGCGAATACAACCTTGCAATATCGCGTGATGCAGGTTCTTGAGCCAGAAGAAGCTGTGAAGGTTCCGCTTGCTTTACTGAAGCCATTTTTGAGAACCTGTTCCATTTTGCTGTTGTTAATCGTGGGTGGGGATTCATAATCCCTTTTTTTTAACTAACAATACTACATATTGTAGTTTGGTCGTCTGAAAGCTTGGGACCTTAAACCATGAAAAACGATTTGGGGGATGAACTCGTGCATAATGAATTAATTACAATCGGTCCGGTAACCATTTACGGCTATGGGATGATGATTGCGCTCGGAATCCTTGTCGCTTACAAAGTAGTCCTATATCGTGCGACAACGGAACAAATCGTGCAATCCCATATATT
Encoded proteins:
- a CDS encoding M56 family metallopeptidase, translated to MSPITRLRGSYSLMIVIITTAIAQMGWILVYQVRSGTFQAPVFNYAIILVLGYMLGMMIWRIIRQMYLSQKWIKHFRSRKHDKLTKRLQYICRNWGTEIIVVQEDSFVALTIGLIRPKIVVSTMVVDRFSKMEVKAILLHERYHCLNHDGRKMFLSSLLVDAFGYLPIVKPIVRYYETWKELFADRYAMQQMGTELYLGKVLLKLAKRENLQRYHSAVYFANTTLQYRVMQVLEPEEAVKVPLALLKPFLRTCSILLLLIVGGDS